Proteins found in one Campylobacter canadensis genomic segment:
- a CDS encoding DnaB-like helicase C-terminal domain-containing protein — MNNEEVVLNACIQIQHAFIQVRQMINEKAFSNTNNKEIFTLLGKIIDDGKSIDLATLILYAENEKKDFVINHILNIVSKEPSFNYLDFAKRINIDECLKAQQALALKLLDASKNGNLINYDDIINSIKVPRKQIYKSASQLYKEMKEEIINIKHYKSGISVVDNALKGGFQTGSFVLVSGEPEAGKSMFALQVIENIANQKIKAAYFCFEFLARDYIKLKMNIDDNMRYLTPFYEKENFQNLTVISDDYGLNEVANKIRDLSSLGTKFFLIDSQMRIENKEGRSLEEEESRKFSTLAKLAHSLDICIILIVQTNKTDTQTPSGTKKGAHEANVIIRIETEKTNGIIKPTERYIIIQKNKQSGTHDKYHVEFNPISCQFGNRIINNKITQEIL; from the coding sequence ATGAATAATGAAGAAGTTGTTTTAAATGCGTGCATACAAATACAGCACGCTTTCATTCAAGTTAGACAAATGATAAATGAAAAAGCTTTTTCAAACACCAATAATAAAGAGATTTTTACCCTACTTGGTAAAATCATAGATGATGGCAAAAGCATAGATTTAGCTACGCTAATTTTATATGCTGAAAATGAAAAAAAAGACTTTGTGATAAACCATATCTTAAACATTGTAAGTAAGGAGCCAAGTTTTAACTATTTAGATTTTGCTAAGAGGATTAATATTGATGAATGCTTAAAAGCTCAACAGGCTTTAGCATTGAAGTTATTAGATGCTAGTAAAAATGGAAATTTAATAAATTATGATGATATTATAAATAGCATTAAAGTGCCGCGCAAACAAATATACAAAAGCGCTTCACAGTTATACAAAGAAATGAAAGAGGAAATCATAAATATTAAACATTACAAAAGCGGTATATCCGTAGTAGATAATGCTTTAAAGGGTGGTTTTCAAACAGGTTCCTTTGTTTTAGTGAGCGGTGAGCCTGAAGCAGGCAAGTCTATGTTTGCTTTACAAGTGATTGAAAACATCGCTAATCAAAAAATTAAAGCGGCATATTTTTGCTTTGAATTTTTAGCAAGAGACTATATAAAACTAAAAATGAATATTGATGATAATATGAGATATCTAACACCATTTTATGAAAAGGAAAATTTCCAAAATCTTACTGTAATAAGTGATGATTATGGATTGAATGAAGTAGCGAATAAAATTAGAGACTTATCAAGTCTTGGGACTAAATTCTTCTTGATTGATAGTCAAATGAGAATAGAGAACAAAGAAGGCAGAAGCCTAGAAGAAGAAGAAAGCAGAAAATTTAGCACCTTAGCTAAACTAGCACACTCGCTAGATATTTGTATAATTTTAATAGTACAGACTAATAAAACAGACACGCAAACTCCATCAGGGACAAAAAAAGGGGCTCACGAAGCTAATGTAATAATTCGCATAGAAACAGAAAAAACAAATGGGATAATAAAGCCAACAGAACGCTATATTATCATTCAAAAGAATAAGCAAAGTGGTACTCACGATAAGTACCACGTGGAGTTTAATCCCATATCTTGTCAATTTGGCAACAGGATAATAAATAATAAAATTACTCAGGAGATTTTATGA
- a CDS encoding toprim domain-containing protein, protein MKLNELKDIVNLTDIADALGCKIEKIGARLWIPCPFHSDKNPSFLLNEKFGYCFTCKESADAFKLTMKVRQCEFIEAATFIADYYNVTLDKKDEHSSERRVSLQERLDEALISYQNALNDECKEYLAKRGINEESIRNFRLGYGISYVKKEDELKLHLFNERLTIPIFNNKKLVGFGGRSLEKNPKIKYINSPESEIFHKSNLLFGFDNYHIKKQNCVIIVEGYFDVILAHQYGYKNVVATLGTALNDFHIKKLSKITNNIYFLFDNDNAGLQTSLKAARTYINNEFCKIGVIDFKGYKDLGELLLKDSESLKRIKTKELALFLCENEMLNYKEGNNNIQVINNIVSILNLLNSNYLKSYFRTKICEIYNLDISYFSLSVKNEQPIIAPNMEQKSQIEASILIKCLESKKNLQYVKTYLEEKNFIDFYDIAKKIFENIALDENEINLIKIYANDNINLMHCVAYKIRHYALYMISQVSKDDKINNLAKAQKIKELQENLSKINQKAGLNAR, encoded by the coding sequence ATGAAATTAAATGAGCTAAAGGATATTGTTAATTTAACAGATATTGCAGATGCTTTAGGCTGCAAGATTGAAAAAATTGGAGCAAGGCTTTGGATACCTTGCCCCTTTCATAGTGATAAAAATCCAAGCTTTTTATTAAATGAAAAGTTTGGCTATTGTTTTACCTGCAAAGAAAGTGCAGACGCTTTTAAACTAACAATGAAGGTTAGACAATGTGAATTTATTGAAGCAGCTACTTTTATAGCTGATTATTACAATGTAACATTAGATAAAAAAGATGAACACTCAAGTGAGCGTAGAGTTAGCTTACAAGAGCGTTTAGATGAAGCGTTAATCAGTTATCAAAACGCACTTAATGATGAGTGTAAAGAGTATTTAGCAAAACGGGGCATAAATGAAGAGTCTATAAGAAATTTTAGGCTAGGTTATGGAATAAGTTACGTAAAAAAAGAAGACGAATTAAAATTACATTTATTTAATGAGCGTCTTACCATTCCAATTTTTAATAATAAAAAATTAGTTGGCTTTGGTGGTAGAAGCCTTGAAAAAAATCCAAAAATAAAATATATCAATTCGCCCGAGAGTGAAATTTTTCATAAGTCTAATTTACTTTTTGGCTTTGATAATTATCATATCAAAAAGCAAAATTGCGTAATAATCGTAGAGGGCTATTTTGATGTAATACTAGCTCATCAATATGGATATAAAAATGTAGTTGCGACCTTAGGCACTGCATTAAATGATTTTCATATAAAAAAATTAAGCAAAATAACAAATAACATTTATTTTTTATTTGATAATGATAATGCTGGATTACAAACTAGCTTAAAAGCCGCAAGAACTTATATAAATAATGAGTTTTGCAAAATTGGAGTAATTGATTTTAAAGGCTATAAAGATTTAGGAGAATTGCTCTTAAAAGATAGCGAAAGCTTAAAACGCATAAAAACAAAAGAATTAGCATTGTTTTTATGCGAAAACGAAATGCTAAATTATAAAGAAGGAAATAATAATATACAAGTTATTAATAATATTGTAAGTATTTTAAACTTACTAAATTCTAATTACCTAAAAAGCTATTTTAGGACTAAAATATGCGAAATTTATAATTTAGATATAAGTTATTTTAGTCTTAGTGTAAAAAACGAGCAACCTATAATCGCTCCTAATATGGAGCAAAAAAGCCAGATAGAGGCAAGTATTTTAATTAAATGCCTAGAGAGTAAAAAAAATTTACAATATGTAAAAACTTATTTGGAAGAAAAAAATTTTATAGATTTTTATGATATTGCAAAAAAAATATTTGAAAATATTGCCTTAGATGAAAATGAAATTAATCTCATTAAAATCTATGCAAATGATAATATCAACTTAATGCATTGTGTTGCTTACAAAATAAGACACTATGCTTTATATATGATAAGCCAAGTATCAAAAGATGATAAAATAAATAATCTTGCAAAAGCTCAAAAAATAAAGGAGTTACAAGAAAATTTATCAAAAATAAACCAAAAGGCGGGGCTAAATGCTAGATAA
- a CDS encoding helix-turn-helix domain-containing protein → MSKKELKIQARTYYETHLCSVKDVAKEFNINEKTLYHWIKSENWQQGSISVNLDKNELVQGAIMSQIDAAKENVKNELKAQFNNKKCLFDESIIDTTSDEILLTAMSSKMIDKTLVEYMYMSKASAVKLYKHATSPKEQKEVINALSAAASIAESVKKSIHGKDVPSIALQINNNNVLSSENLAELSSDELRRMLNEIKKP, encoded by the coding sequence ATGAGTAAAAAAGAGTTAAAAATACAAGCAAGGACATATTATGAAACGCATTTATGCAGCGTAAAAGATGTAGCAAAAGAGTTTAATATAAATGAAAAAACTCTTTATCATTGGATAAAGAGTGAAAATTGGCAACAAGGTAGCATAAGTGTAAATTTAGATAAAAATGAATTGGTTCAAGGTGCAATAATGAGCCAAATAGACGCAGCAAAAGAAAATGTAAAGAATGAATTAAAAGCACAATTTAATAACAAAAAATGTTTATTTGATGAAAGTATTATTGATACTACAAGCGATGAGATATTATTAACTGCTATGAGTTCAAAGATGATAGATAAAACATTAGTTGAATATATGTATATGAGTAAAGCAAGTGCAGTGAAGTTATATAAACACGCAACTAGCCCAAAGGAACAAAAAGAAGTAATAAATGCACTCTCAGCTGCTGCGAGTATAGCTGAGAGTGTTAAAAAGAGCATTCACGGAAAAGATGTTCCAAGTATTGCGTTGCAAATAAATAATAACAATGTTTTAAGTTCTGAAAACTTAGCTGAGCTTAGTAGCGATGAGCTTAGAAGGATGCTAAATGAAATTAAGAAGCCCTAG